Below is a genomic region from Bacillus cereus group sp. RP43.
ATATAGGGTTTGATTTCAAGTTCTATTCTTCTTTAAAAGCAATTTCTTTCGAAATGAGTTCTACATCTTTAATGAGTATCATTCTCACTTTCTTTAGCAGCCTTTAAATCATCAAGTATTAAAGAGAATCTATATTGTTTCATAGAGTCGATATTACCAAGCAAATCTATATAATCTGTCCCCAATTAATCGCTTCTGTTGCAAATTTTTAAAAAACAAGTAAAATTGCAAGGTTATCTTTTTATTTTGGATGAAACTTATATATAAGTGAAAGGCGAAGTCATTAATGAGACTCCGCCTTTCTAATGTATAAGGATTTATTAATTGTCGCATTACTATTTAACAACGTAATCATAGATTCTATATGTTTTAGGTGACTTTGCAACAAAACTAATATTTTCTTATTTTTGCGGAGTAACAGGCTCCACTTTTAATTCTTTGATTCCTTCTTTTAAAGTGACCGCATCTGTGTGCAATGTTTTCCAACTGTCTTTCGCTGCATTCAAGTTAGGTTTTAAGAATTTAAATTTATTTTGATCAGCTTTTTGAGATGCAGTTTCAATATGTCCAAGTACTCCCGAATATTGAGAATCTAAATCATGCCACTGAGTGGACATATAAGTAAGAGAATTAATAGCATCATCAAGTGCCTTATGCATCTCACTAATATTAATATACGCAACTCCAACTACACGATTTAATGTTACTTTATAATCTACGGTCTGACGTAATTCTGCTAATGTAGGCTCTAACTTAGATAAATTACCTTGTGCTCCGAGTACTATTAGACCACCAATTAACGGTAGGCCAAAAAGGGCACCCTTCATTACATTAAATCCATCAGATTCTAATTGTTTATAATAATTTACTGATCCTAAAATTTCATCTAGACGTTTTTGATCGGCCTCAACATCAGCTCCTTGGTTTTTTAAAATCGATTGCAAGAGATCTTTATTACTTCCAAATGCTCTAACATCTTGTCCAATAGCTTCTCTTAATTTAGTTAATTCTTGTATTAACTGTTGTGCAGACTTTTGGTTTTGTTGAATTTCACCTTGTAAATCTGTAATTCCTTCTTTTAAAGTTTCTCCATCCCCTGCATTTATAGCATCTACCATTGTTTCATAATAATTGTCAAATGTTGTGTCGTATTCAACAATGCCTGTCAATGTATCTAACAGCTGTTTTTTTACTTGTGTATCCCATGTAAGAGCATGTGCTCTTGCATTCTTTTGATCTTGTACAATTCTACCAGGTAAATCTACATATCCATTAATAGTAATTCCTTCAAAGTTCACATCTGGATTTTTAATTAACATATAAGAATAGGCATTCATAGATTTTGCAAATAACCCAGCCTTTTGCAAAGTTTCTTTCATCTTCGTTTCATTTGCTGAAAGAGACGTATCTCCATTGTTAGTTTGTTCAATTCCACTTGCAAAAGTTGCTACTGGTGAAACTACATTAGCGGTTGTAATAGTTAACAACGTCGATACAGCGAGTAGTTTATAAGGGATTTTCTTCATCATTTCATATTCCTCCTATATAGGTCTTAATTTTCAGTTCTATTCTTGTTTAAAAGCGATGTCTTTCGAAATGAATTCTGCATCTTTATGAATATCATTCCAACTTTGTTTAGCAGCTTTTAAATCATCAGGTATTAAAGAGAATTTATGTTCTTGCATAGAGTCGATATTATCAAGTAAATCTGTATAGTTGGCCCCCATTGTATTCCATTGTTTTTGAATATTTGTTAGAGACAGTATCGCTTGATCCACTGTCTGATACAGATATGCCAAAGTGTCTTTCGCGTTAGTAATCGAAATAACTGCTTGGCTAGCGAGATCAGCTTTCGTACTTAATTCTCCGATTTTTTTAGAAATTTCGTTATAAGAGTTCATATGATTAGACGCCGTGACACCAGCTGCTGTTCCTAAACCAATACCAGCTGCACCAAGAGCCGAAAGGCCACCAATAACAGCCGGTGTTGCTGTACCGCCAGTCACAACAATTACTACCGCTCCTCCAATAGCTGCAATAACTAAAATAGCTGCTCCCAATCCACCGCCAATTGACCATGCTAATACATCATCAAAATGTTTTTTCTGAGTAGAACGGAGTTGCTCAATTTCAGCTTGAAGTTGTGGAATTGTTGCCTGCTGACCTGCTAATATTGCCGTTAATCCACCTTTACCATCTGGGCCACCAACATTATTTTTAAAATCTGTAGAATTTTGATATAGTTTCCCTTTGAAGTCTTGTAACATCTTAATTACATCTGTAACTTCTTTTGAATTTGTATTAATTGTAGTGATTAAATCATTTATGCCCTCTTTTAGGCCTGCCTTATCTTTCTTTTGTACAGTATCTACTAATGTGTCGTAATAATTTTGAAATTGTTCATCGTAATTTACAATATTACGTGCTGTTTTTTGAATCTGCGGTTTTGCTGTATCTAGCCAATAATTCGCATTGATTCGAGACAGTTCCTGATTAAGGTGAATATTTTTGATTAATTCTCCCCCTTCTGAACCTAAATCAATATTGGATAAATTTACATTCGGTTGCTTAATCATTGTTTTTGCGTACAAATCCATTACAAGAATATGAGATCCTGTTTCAGCCAATGCTTTCTTCAGTCCTTCAGGCCCTAATACATAATTCCCTATTTTCTGTTCTTGTGCGGTCTGTTCTTGTGCAAATGCATGAATAGTGTTACCGGTAGTAGAAGTTATAACCGTTGCCAGTGTGGCTAAAGTTAACACTTTAAATGGAAATTTATTCATATCTATTTTCCTCCCTATTTTTTGATAGATTCTTATAATCTTCACGTTTTTATAAATTCTTAATATTAAAATTTATAAACCTGTTCTTCAAGATAACTTGTCATGTTTTTTAATCTTCTTAATGTATCTTTTTGAGACCCCTGGTTAGTAGTATCAACATTAGTAGATAAAGTTGTAATACTATTTTTTATTAGATTCAAATCTTCTTTATAGCGTTTCATTAGATCAAGTTCTACATCTACTTGATTTGCAAACGTATGCAAATCATTTTGCATAAGAAGAAGCATTGATTTTTGTAAATCTGCTATTGATAGTTTCGTTGTTAAATCATATAAATTTTGGTTTTGTTTCTCTAAATCATCTAAATGTGCTCGCTGTTCTGCTGTTAGTTTATTCATTTCAGCGAAGGCACCAAATGTTTTCTTAATTTTTTCAGTGTCAATGGCTTTCATCAGGTCATACTCTTGCGTTTTTGTGGCTGCAGCTGCAGCTATTTCACCTTGTTTGCTTTTCTCAATTGCTTCACGAGCTGCTTTTTTCGCTGATTCAATCTCTAAAGCAGTTTTACCCTTTTCCTTCGCTTCTTGCGCCGCTTTTGTCTCTGCTTCTAAAATAGAGTTATTAATTTCTTTTCCTTTGTTATACGCTGCCAACCCTGCTTGTGCAGCCGGTTCAATGATTTCTTTTGAAAGACTATAGACTTCTTTGAAAATAACAAATCCTTGTTCATTTAAAGCTCCTGGTACTAATGCTATTTGTTGTAAATCATTTTGAATTGCTTTTTTTGTATTTAGTAATTCATTTTTTAGCTGGTCTATTTTCCCTGTTCCATCTGAACTAAGTACATCCTGTGCTTTTGTCACATCAGTATCGAAATCTTTAAGTTTTTTATCAATCTGTAATTTAAGATCTGTTAATTCATTAATCTGACGTTGTACATTGTCTTGGTTCGTCATAGCCATTTCTTGAAGAACTTCAAGTCTATCTACAAAACCTTCTTTATCTTCTTTATTGTCTACAAATGCTTTTAATGTTGGATAATAGCTATTAAATTTAGTTACAAACCCTTTATTTTTTGAATTTAATAGAATTAAATGCGGATAAAGTTCTGATGACCATTCCTTCATATCTTGCTTGATTAGGAATTGATTTGTATTTAAAGCTGGGACTTCCTCAAGCTGTACATTAGAACTCATTAAAGCTTGATCAATATATGTTTGGATTAATTTAGATTGTGCACCTAATTTTCGTAAGGATGAGGAAATATCCGTATTCTCTTGTTGCGTTTCTGCCTGAACGATTGGCATTGCGAGAGTATTGATAGGAATAGTCGCCCCAGTTACTATTGATGTTATTAAAAAACCTTTAATTATTTTATTTTTCATTCCGTACACCTCTTCACTATTGTCTGTTTATAATCTTATACATACCTCTTGAACGACCTAACGCTAGGCTCTTTTCTTGCACATACTTGAGGAAGGAGAATTCTTTCGGATAGAGAGTGTTAAACCCTCGTTATTATTTACTTTTTATAGAATGTAAGGACCTTACTTCTCCCTCATTTAAATATTATGTTTTTTACAAGTAAACAATAAAAATTCATCACCTATATTTGAAT
It encodes:
- the hblB gene encoding hemolytic enterotoxin HBL binding subunit HblB, producing the protein MMKKIPYKLLAVSTLLTITTANVVSPVATFASGIEQTNNGDTSLSANETKMKETLQKAGLFAKSMNAYSYMLIKNPDVNFEGITINGYVDLPGRIVQDQKNARAHALTWDTQVKKQLLDTLTGIVEYDTTFDNYYETMVDAINAGDGETLKEGITDLQGEIQQNQKSAQQLIQELTKLREAIGQDVRAFGSNKDLLQSILKNQGADVEADQKRLDEILGSVNYYKQLESDGFNVMKGALFGLPLIGGLIVLGAQGNLSKLEPTLAELRQTVDYKVTLNRVVGVAYINISEMHKALDDAINSLTYMSTQWHDLDSQYSGVLGHIETASQKADQNKFKFLKPNLNAAKDSWKTLHTDAVTLKEGIKELKVEPVTPQK
- a CDS encoding HBL/NHE enterotoxin family protein yields the protein MKNKIIKGFLITSIVTGATIPINTLAMPIVQAETQQENTDISSSLRKLGAQSKLIQTYIDQALMSSNVQLEEVPALNTNQFLIKQDMKEWSSELYPHLILLNSKNKGFVTKFNSYYPTLKAFVDNKEDKEGFVDRLEVLQEMAMTNQDNVQRQINELTDLKLQIDKKLKDFDTDVTKAQDVLSSDGTGKIDQLKNELLNTKKAIQNDLQQIALVPGALNEQGFVIFKEVYSLSKEIIEPAAQAGLAAYNKGKEINNSILEAETKAAQEAKEKGKTALEIESAKKAAREAIEKSKQGEIAAAAATKTQEYDLMKAIDTEKIKKTFGAFAEMNKLTAEQRAHLDDLEKQNQNLYDLTTKLSIADLQKSMLLLMQNDLHTFANQVDVELDLMKRYKEDLNLIKNSITTLSTNVDTTNQGSQKDTLRRLKNMTSYLEEQVYKF
- the hblD gene encoding hemolytic enterotoxin HBL lytic component L1, whose translation is MNKFPFKVLTLATLATVITSTTGNTIHAFAQEQTAQEQKIGNYVLGPEGLKKALAETGSHILVMDLYAKTMIKQPNVNLSNIDLGSEGGELIKNIHLNQELSRINANYWLDTAKPQIQKTARNIVNYDEQFQNYYDTLVDTVQKKDKAGLKEGINDLITTINTNSKEVTDVIKMLQDFKGKLYQNSTDFKNNVGGPDGKGGLTAILAGQQATIPQLQAEIEQLRSTQKKHFDDVLAWSIGGGLGAAILVIAAIGGAVVIVVTGGTATPAVIGGLSALGAAGIGLGTAAGVTASNHMNSYNEISKKIGELSTKADLASQAVISITNAKDTLAYLYQTVDQAILSLTNIQKQWNTMGANYTDLLDNIDSMQEHKFSLIPDDLKAAKQSWNDIHKDAEFISKDIAFKQE